GAACCCGTCGTCGAGCGTGCGCGCGAGCGAGGCGACGACGTGGTCTCGCTGCCGGCCGATCACTTCTTCCTCGGGACGCGCGACGAGATCGCGCGGGCGGTCGTCGACTTCTTCGAGCGACTGCTCGTGGAACCGTAAGCGCCCGCTACGACCGGCCCGGTCCAACATTCGATGGAGACCGGACGGAAGTAGCGACCGCCTACGACTCGCTCGCTCGAACGTATCCGGTCGATACGATTCGGTACGTTCCGGTATTTCGAACGGTATGCGGTCGTATCTGCTACTCGGCGGCTATTTCTCGAGCGCTTAACAATAGTTCCGGAACAGTTCTTCTCGATTGGAGTATCAATGAGAGTGAAGGAGTTGCGAGCCAGTCGGCGGACGGAACGTGGGGCGACCGGCGTCGGTCGTTCCGCCGCAGATCGCGCACTTCGAGGGGTAACGGGTGGAACGGTGGTACCGTTCGAAACGACGCATCGCGGCTCGAGCGATACGCGGCGCTCGAGCGAGACCGCCATCGGGGTGAGTATCGATGGATGACGTAGCGGAGGAAGAACCGGGTCAGCCGGGCGGCGTCGGCCGCGCCTCGTCGGAGCCGATCGAGTCGAACGGCCGGGCGCCGATTTCGGCCGGACGCGATCGGACCGTCGCGATCCACCAGCCGAACTATCTGCCCTGGCTCGGCTACTTTCAGAAGATCCACCGGAGCGACGTCTTCGTCCTCCTCGACGACGCGGAGTACTCGTCGGACTCCTGGATCAACCGGAACAAGATCAAAACGCCCGACGGGTGGACGTGGCTCACCGTTCCGGTCCACGGCTCGGACGAGCCGATCGCGGACGTCGAGATCGCGGACGACAGGTGGGCCGACAAACACCGCAAGAGTATCCAGGCGAGCTACGGCGGCGCCGCACACTACGACGAGTTCGCCGACTTCTTCGCGGAGACGTACGTGCGCTCGTGGGAGTCGCTGTGCGAGCTGAACGTCCACCTGATCCGGGAGCTTTCCGAACGGATCGGACTCGAGTGCCAGTTCGTTCGCGCGTCGACGCTCGACGTCGACGCCACGAACAGCGAGCGCATCGTCCGACTCTGTGACGAAGTCGACGCCGACCGGTACTTCTCCGGGGAGGGTGCCCGCTCGTACAACGATCACGATCGGTTCGAGGCGGTCGACATCGCTCTCGAGTACCAGTCTATCGAGCATCCCCGGTACGAGCAGCGCTTCGACGACTTCGTCCCGAACCTGTCCATCGTCGACGTGCTGATGAACGTCGGCGCCGAGGGAACGTACGACCTCCTGCGGTCGGTGACCGCCGATGAGTAGTAGTACCGATCGTACCGACCGGGTGCGCACCGACGGCTGGGCGAAGGACTTCAGCTACGACTACTACCGGACGCTGCTCCGGACGCTCCAAGCGAACTTCGATCTCCGGACGCTCTCGGAGTACCAGTCCCGCCGGCCGACCGGTGAGCGCGTCGCGTTCGTGCGACACGACGTCGACGTCTGTCTCGAGCGCGCGGTCGAGATGGCGGAAATCGAGCACGAACTCGGCGTTCGATCGACGTACATGGTGATCCCCGACTCGCCGCTGTACGACATCGAGGAGGAGAAGGATCTTCTGCACCTCATCCACGAGTTCGGTCACGAGATCGCCCTCCACTGTGATCTGGATCCCTCGAGAGCGAGCGGCGTCGACGCGCCCGCCGACGGACTCTCTCGCACGGAGTTGCGACAGATCGAGGAGGACAAGCGCCGACTGGAAGCGATCGACATCCAGCCGATCACGTCGCTCTCGTTTCACCGCCCCTCCGAGCGGGTCCTCGAGGGGCCGCGAACGATCGCGGGGATGGTCAACGCCTACAATCCGGACCTGCTGTCGGCGTACATCTCGGACTCGAGCGGGCGGTGGCGGGAAGGAAACCCGATCGAGTCGATCACCGCGAACGCCGCAGCGGACCGCCTGCAGATACTGACGCATCCGGTCTGGTGGGGAACGCATCACCTGCCGCCGATCGAGCGGTTCAGCAGCGTCGCGGACGAGTTCGAGGTGCTGGACGAGCGAATGTACGCCGAACTCGTCTCGATCTACTCGGCGTACGGCGAGCAGACCGATCGGATCGTCGCCTGATCGGCGCTGAACCGTCGCCCGATCGTCGTCGCTCAGTCCCGCCCGTGGCGGGTCAGGCAGTTCGAGAGGCCGATCAACTCGACGGGTTCGGAGTTGTCCGGCGAGTAGACGACCATCTGTCCCTTCTCCATGTACGGCACCTTCGACTCGAGGTTGCTCGGGATGTTGACGCTCTTGATAGCGTCCTCGTCGCCGAGGTTGAGGACGACGGTGGTGTTGATCTGTTTGAAGACGGCGTCGTCGATGTCCTGCGGGTCCTGCGTGATGAGAAAGAGGCCGAGTCGCTCCTTGCGGCCCTGTTTCGCGGCTTCGGTGAACTTGGTGATGACCTTCCGCGCCTGGACGCTGTCGGCGTCGGTGAGGAAGTTGTGGGCCTCGTCCATCCCCAGGATAAGCGGGGTGTCCTTGATCCGGTCGTAGCTCGGATCGTTCGAGAGTTTCTCGTCGATCAGCAGCGAGGAGAGCGCGAGGACGACTGCCTCGGTCGCCCGCGTATCGCTGATGTGGTAGGTCGGGACGACGGTGAGACCGCCGGGGCGGACGAACTCGTGGATCAGGTCGGTGATCGGTCGCGCGTCCTGGTCGAAGACGTCGTCGAAGCCGAACACCCGCCGACGGACGGCGTCGTAGGTCGCCTCGTGGACGCGTCCGGACTCGTCGAGTTCCTCTCGCAGGGCGGGGTCGTCGAGGAACGACGTGAACTCGGCGTAGGAGCCGTCGTTTCCGTACTCCCTGAAGAAGCGGTCGATCAGGAACGTGAGCGCGCCGTACTGGTTGTCGTTGAGCGAGCCGCCGGAGACGAGCCACGGCCGCGTTCGACACATCGAGAACGGGATCGTGAACTCGACCTGTTCCGCGCGGTGGTGGCCCGCGGAGTAGGTGGCGTCCCCGACTTTCGGAACGAAGGCCGTCGTATCCGTGACGCCGCCGTGGGCGATCCCCTCGCGCTCGAGTCGGCGCGCGTACTCGTCGTCCAGGTCGATGTTGTCGTCGTGCATCTGGGCGTACTCGTCCTGGGGATCGAACTGGACGACGGCCGGGCCGACGGTGCGTCCGTCTTCCATCGGGTACTGGCGCTCCTCGGCGAGGTACTGTCGGAGGATGTTCTTCGCGCCGTGGGTCTTCCCGGAGCCCGTTCCGCCGGCGATCAGCGTGTGCCGGAAGACGAGCGGGTCGCCGGCCTCGTAGTCGTCTTTCACCCGGTAGTCGATCGTCGGCGGCGACGCGGCCGTCCGCACCTTCTCGCCGCCGACCGAGAGGTGTCCCAGGAAGACGCCGTCCTCGGGCATCTTCAGCCCCGTCTTGATCTTGTTGATGTCGTTCGCCTGTCGAACGACCGTCTGCGGTTTGGGAACGCGGTCGGTCATCCGTCGTTTGAGCTCTCCCTCATCATCGTACAGTACGGCGACCGGTTCCAGCGACGTAACGAACTTGTAGTCGGCCTCGTCGACCCTGTCGCGTCGCATCGCGCGCCGGGCGTGGATCTCCGTCGCGTCGTCGGCGTGGTACTGCTGGGCGTACTCGAGGCCGGTGATCCGACAGAACAGCGACTCGCCGTCGGGGTACGGCGCGATCAGGTAGCTGCCGATGCGGATCGACGAGCGGTTACCGCGGGTAACGTACGCGCGCAGCGAGGTGTCGTCCTCGTCCTCGGCGATGCGAAGTCCCTGCGAGACGCAGATCGTTCCGATGCCGACGTCCTCGCCGTCGGGTTCGACCCCCGTCGGTTCGAAGTCGGTCGTCGCCGTCGCTCGGTCTGCGTCCGTCGATCGTGACCCCGTCTCGTTCGGCTCTGCCTCCGAATCGACCTCGGAACCAGTGTCGAACTCGTTGAAGTCACCCAGATCCGTCATATCACGTTAATGAGCACCGGACCTCAAACGCGTTTCCCTCCGGATCCGTTGACTATTCGGAGCGGGCGACAGTCACGCGTCGCTGCTTGGATCTGTCTAAAACGTCTCGAACGAAGCGGCTATAGTACCAACTGGAACGGTTTCCGCACCGATCGCACAGCCGTCGAGGGCGAGGTCGGTGGTGTCGACCTCGAGATGACGTCGATCGGGTATGCACTGACTGTCAGTGGCTACTATAGAACGAGAGTCTGACGCCGGGGGCGGTGAGAGATCGTTTGGCGGGCTGTCTCAGTTCGATACCGACGGCGTCGACCGATCCGAGCGCCGGACCGTGCCGGACTCCCGGTCGAACTCGAGCGCACCGACGTCGTCCATCGCCGGAAGGTGGATGTGGTGGAGCGAAACCGTCGCCTCCTCGGGGGTCGATAGCGATCCCGCCTCGCGCGCGGCGAGTTCGGACGCGAGCCGATCGACCGAGACCGGACGCTCCCGTTCCCGGAGGATCGAGTAGAGCTGCGTCCGGACCGGGTGGACGAGCACCTCGAGCAGCCGCTC
This DNA window, taken from Natronococcus sp. CG52, encodes the following:
- a CDS encoding WbqC family protein, with the translated sequence MDDVAEEEPGQPGGVGRASSEPIESNGRAPISAGRDRTVAIHQPNYLPWLGYFQKIHRSDVFVLLDDAEYSSDSWINRNKIKTPDGWTWLTVPVHGSDEPIADVEIADDRWADKHRKSIQASYGGAAHYDEFADFFAETYVRSWESLCELNVHLIRELSERIGLECQFVRASTLDVDATNSERIVRLCDEVDADRYFSGEGARSYNDHDRFEAVDIALEYQSIEHPRYEQRFDDFVPNLSIVDVLMNVGAEGTYDLLRSVTADE
- a CDS encoding polysaccharide deacetylase family protein, with amino-acid sequence MSSSTDRTDRVRTDGWAKDFSYDYYRTLLRTLQANFDLRTLSEYQSRRPTGERVAFVRHDVDVCLERAVEMAEIEHELGVRSTYMVIPDSPLYDIEEEKDLLHLIHEFGHEIALHCDLDPSRASGVDAPADGLSRTELRQIEEDKRRLEAIDIQPITSLSFHRPSERVLEGPRTIAGMVNAYNPDLLSAYISDSSGRWREGNPIESITANAAADRLQILTHPVWWGTHHLPPIERFSSVADEFEVLDERMYAELVSIYSAYGEQTDRIVA
- a CDS encoding ATP-binding protein; translated protein: MTDLGDFNEFDTGSEVDSEAEPNETGSRSTDADRATATTDFEPTGVEPDGEDVGIGTICVSQGLRIAEDEDDTSLRAYVTRGNRSSIRIGSYLIAPYPDGESLFCRITGLEYAQQYHADDATEIHARRAMRRDRVDEADYKFVTSLEPVAVLYDDEGELKRRMTDRVPKPQTVVRQANDINKIKTGLKMPEDGVFLGHLSVGGEKVRTAASPPTIDYRVKDDYEAGDPLVFRHTLIAGGTGSGKTHGAKNILRQYLAEERQYPMEDGRTVGPAVVQFDPQDEYAQMHDDNIDLDDEYARRLEREGIAHGGVTDTTAFVPKVGDATYSAGHHRAEQVEFTIPFSMCRTRPWLVSGGSLNDNQYGALTFLIDRFFREYGNDGSYAEFTSFLDDPALREELDESGRVHEATYDAVRRRVFGFDDVFDQDARPITDLIHEFVRPGGLTVVPTYHISDTRATEAVVLALSSLLIDEKLSNDPSYDRIKDTPLILGMDEAHNFLTDADSVQARKVITKFTEAAKQGRKERLGLFLITQDPQDIDDAVFKQINTTVVLNLGDEDAIKSVNIPSNLESKVPYMEKGQMVVYSPDNSEPVELIGLSNCLTRHGRD